The following coding sequences are from one Streptomyces venezuelae window:
- a CDS encoding rhodanese-like domain-containing protein, producing the protein MPTVGVDDLTSGDFLLDVREDEEWQAGHAAGALHIPMSEFVARYGELTEAAPQDGKVNVICRSGGRSAQVAMYLGQQGIEAFNVAGGMEAWAASGRPVVDAKGQPGTVV; encoded by the coding sequence GTGCCCACGGTCGGTGTCGACGACCTCACGAGTGGCGACTTTCTGCTGGACGTCCGTGAGGACGAGGAGTGGCAGGCGGGCCATGCCGCGGGTGCGCTGCACATCCCGATGAGCGAATTCGTCGCGCGGTACGGCGAGTTGACCGAGGCCGCGCCGCAGGACGGCAAGGTCAACGTCATCTGCCGGTCCGGCGGGCGCTCCGCACAGGTCGCCATGTACCTGGGGCAGCAGGGCATCGAGGCGTTCAACGTCGCCGGTGGCATGGAGGCGTGGGCGGCCTCGGGGCGGCCCGTGGTGGACGCCAAGGGGCAGCCGGGCACCGTGGTCTGA
- a CDS encoding FHA domain-containing protein, translating to MSELTLTVMRLGFLAVLWLFVIVAVQVIRSDLFGTRVTQRGSRRERPPQAARQQQAAPPQQRQQGGGGRSRRGAPTKLVVSEGILAGTTVALQGQTITLGRAHDSTIVLDDDYASSRHARIYPDRDGQWIVEDLGSTNGTYLDRTRLTSPTPIPLGTAIRIGKTVIELRK from the coding sequence ATGTCAGAGCTGACCCTGACGGTCATGCGGCTAGGTTTCCTGGCCGTTCTGTGGCTGTTCGTGATCGTGGCCGTCCAGGTCATCCGCAGCGACCTGTTCGGAACGCGCGTCACACAGCGCGGTTCCCGGCGCGAGCGGCCCCCGCAGGCCGCCCGCCAGCAGCAGGCCGCACCTCCGCAGCAGCGCCAGCAGGGCGGTGGTGGCCGCTCACGGCGCGGCGCCCCCACGAAGCTGGTCGTCTCCGAGGGCATCCTCGCCGGGACGACGGTCGCGCTGCAGGGCCAGACCATCACGCTGGGCCGTGCGCACGACTCCACGATCGTCCTGGACGACGACTACGCCTCCAGCAGGCATGCCAGGATCTACCCGGACCGTGACGGTCAGTGGATCGTCGAGGATCTCGGGTCCACCAACGGCACGTATCTCGACCGGACCCGCCTCACCAGCCCGACGCCCATTCCGCTGGGCACGGCGATCCGCATCGGCAAGACCGTCATCGAGCTGCGGAAGTAG
- a CDS encoding DUF2252 domain-containing protein, which produces MVEHGGRIPGQRGERLPRVRGFAEWPAQGSPKAEGKAVRRRVPRAAHAEFEADGARPDAVSAVEESNRGRLPELTPIRVGRMTASPFAFLRGSAGLMAYDLARTPATGIGAQICGDAHAANYGLYADARGGLVIDLNDFDETVHGPWEWDLKRLAASLVLAGREAGASEDACEEAALDAVGAYRRTMRLLAKLPVLDAWNAIADEQLVSHTDARDLLGTLERVAEKARLNTSARFAAKSTEKVVSGDGAEGRRFVEAPPVLRRVPDAEAASVAAALGEYRSTLTEDRLPLLARYAIQDVAFRVVGTGSVGLRSYVVLLLDHRGEPLVLQVKEARPSALLPHLPVAGFKAPETEHEGHRVVLGQKRMQVVSDFLLGWTTVGGRPFQVRQFRNRKGSVDPAELAAGQLDDYGRMTGALLARAHAHSADPRLIAGYCGKNEELDEAMARFATAYADRTEADHALLVQAVKEGRVPAESGV; this is translated from the coding sequence ATGGTGGAGCACGGCGGGAGGATTCCCGGGCAGCGTGGCGAGCGGCTTCCGCGGGTGCGGGGGTTCGCCGAGTGGCCCGCGCAGGGGTCGCCGAAGGCGGAGGGCAAGGCGGTGCGGCGGCGGGTGCCCCGTGCCGCGCACGCGGAGTTCGAGGCGGACGGTGCGCGGCCCGATGCGGTGTCCGCCGTGGAGGAGTCCAACCGCGGTCGGCTTCCTGAACTCACGCCGATCCGGGTCGGCAGGATGACGGCGTCACCGTTCGCGTTCCTGCGGGGGTCCGCGGGCCTCATGGCGTACGACCTCGCACGCACCCCGGCAACCGGTATCGGCGCGCAGATATGCGGGGACGCGCATGCGGCGAACTACGGGTTGTACGCGGACGCGCGGGGCGGCCTCGTCATCGATTTGAACGACTTCGACGAGACGGTGCACGGCCCCTGGGAGTGGGACCTCAAGCGCCTGGCCGCGTCCCTGGTGCTCGCGGGGCGCGAGGCGGGGGCGAGCGAGGACGCCTGCGAGGAGGCGGCGCTGGACGCCGTCGGGGCCTATCGCCGCACGATGAGGCTGCTCGCGAAGCTCCCGGTCCTCGACGCGTGGAACGCCATCGCGGACGAGCAGCTGGTCTCGCACACGGACGCGCGTGATCTCCTCGGCACCCTGGAGCGGGTCGCCGAGAAGGCGCGGCTGAACACCAGCGCCCGCTTCGCGGCGAAGTCGACGGAGAAGGTCGTCAGTGGGGACGGCGCCGAGGGACGGCGCTTCGTCGAGGCGCCGCCCGTGCTGCGGCGCGTGCCGGACGCGGAGGCCGCCTCGGTGGCGGCGGCACTCGGTGAGTACAGGAGCACGCTGACGGAGGACAGGCTGCCGCTCCTCGCGCGGTACGCGATCCAGGACGTGGCGTTCCGTGTCGTCGGCACGGGCAGTGTCGGCCTGCGGTCGTACGTGGTGCTGCTCCTCGACCACCGGGGCGAGCCGCTGGTGCTGCAGGTCAAGGAGGCGCGGCCGTCCGCGCTGCTGCCGCATCTGCCGGTGGCCGGCTTCAAGGCGCCGGAGACCGAGCACGAGGGGCACAGAGTGGTGCTCGGGCAGAAGCGGATGCAGGTCGTCAGCGACTTCCTGCTCGGGTGGACGACGGTCGGCGGGCGGCCTTTCCAGGTACGGCAGTTCAGGAACCGCAAGGGCAGCGTCGACCCCGCCGAGCTGGCCGCGGGCCAGCTGGACGACTACGGCCGCATGACCGGCGCCCTGCTGGCCCGCGCACACGCGCACAGCGCGGACCCGCGCCTCATAGCGGGGTACTGCGGGAAGAACGAAGAGCTGGACGAGGCGATGGCGCGGTTCGCGACGGCGTACGCGGACCGTACGGAGGCGGATCACGCGCTGCTGGTGCAGGCGGTCAAGGAGGGGCGTGTGCCGGCGGAGTCGGGGGTGTGA
- a CDS encoding FtsW/RodA/SpoVE family cell cycle protein has protein sequence MSSSTTHTSTIGAIGAPSRRNTELALLVFAVVIPLFAYMNVGLALDGKVPSGMLGYGAGLGLLAAVGHLVVRKFAAYADPLLLPLATLLNGLGLVLIWRLDQSERLQQLPNFSVAAPNQLMYSAIGIALFVGVLLLLKDHRVLQRYTYISMVGALVLLLLPLVPGLGMNVFGAKIWIRIGGFSIQPGEFAKIVIAIFFAGYLMVKRDALALASRRFMGLYLPRGRDLGPIIVVWAMSILILVFETDLGTSLLFFGMFVVMLYVATERTSWIVFGLMMSSVGAVGVASFEPHVKQRVDAWLDPMREYTLSQQGMVGHSEQAMQALWAFGSGGTLGTGLGQGNSDLIKFAANSDFILATFGEELGLAGIMAILLIYGLIVERGVRTALAARDPFGKLLAIGLSGAFAIQVFVVAGGVMGLIPLTGMTMPFLAYGGSSVIANWALIGILLRISDTARRPAPSPAPNPDAEMTQVVRP, from the coding sequence ATGAGCAGTAGTACTACACACACGTCGACGATCGGCGCGATCGGGGCGCCGAGCAGGCGCAACACCGAGCTCGCGCTGCTCGTGTTCGCCGTCGTCATCCCGCTGTTCGCCTACATGAACGTGGGCCTCGCGCTCGACGGCAAGGTGCCGTCCGGCATGCTCGGCTACGGAGCGGGCCTCGGTCTGCTCGCGGCGGTGGGCCACCTCGTCGTCCGCAAGTTCGCGGCGTACGCGGACCCGCTGCTGCTGCCGCTGGCCACCCTCCTGAACGGTCTGGGGCTGGTGCTGATCTGGCGCCTCGACCAGTCCGAGCGGCTGCAGCAACTGCCGAACTTCAGCGTCGCGGCCCCGAACCAGCTCATGTACTCCGCGATCGGCATCGCCCTGTTCGTAGGCGTGCTGCTGCTCCTCAAGGATCACCGCGTCCTGCAGCGCTACACGTACATCTCCATGGTCGGCGCCCTGGTGCTGCTGCTCCTGCCGCTCGTGCCGGGCCTTGGCATGAACGTGTTCGGCGCGAAGATCTGGATCCGCATCGGCGGCTTCTCCATCCAGCCCGGTGAGTTCGCGAAGATCGTCATCGCGATCTTCTTCGCCGGGTACCTGATGGTGAAGCGAGATGCCCTCGCTCTGGCGAGCCGTCGCTTCATGGGCCTGTACCTGCCGCGCGGGCGTGACCTCGGGCCGATCATCGTCGTCTGGGCGATGTCGATCCTGATCCTCGTCTTCGAGACCGACCTCGGTACGTCGCTGCTGTTCTTCGGCATGTTCGTCGTCATGCTGTACGTCGCCACGGAGCGCACCAGCTGGATCGTGTTCGGCCTGATGATGTCCTCGGTCGGCGCGGTCGGCGTCGCCTCCTTCGAGCCGCACGTCAAGCAGCGCGTCGACGCATGGCTCGACCCCATGCGCGAGTACACGCTGAGCCAGCAGGGCATGGTCGGCCACTCCGAGCAGGCGATGCAGGCCCTGTGGGCCTTCGGCTCGGGCGGCACTCTCGGCACCGGACTCGGCCAGGGCAACTCGGACCTGATCAAGTTCGCCGCCAACTCCGACTTCATCCTCGCCACCTTCGGCGAGGAGCTCGGACTCGCCGGCATCATGGCGATCCTGCTCATCTACGGACTGATCGTCGAGCGCGGCGTCCGTACGGCGCTCGCCGCCCGCGACCCGTTCGGCAAGCTCCTCGCGATCGGCCTCTCCGGCGCCTTCGCCATCCAGGTCTTCGTCGTCGCCGGCGGCGTCATGGGCCTCATCCCCCTGACCGGTATGACGATGCCCTTCCTGGCGTACGGCGGTTCCTCCGTCATCGCCAACTGGGCCCTGATCGGCATCCTGCTCAGGATCAGCGACACCGCGCGCAGGCCCGCCCCCTCCCCAGCCCCCAACCCTGACGCCGAGATGACCCAGGTGGTCCGACCGTGA
- a CDS encoding FhaA domain-containing protein — protein sequence MGVLKKFEQRLEGLVNGTFAKVFKSEVQPVEIAGALQRECDNNATIWNRERTVVPNDFIVELSAPDFERLSPYSGQLGDELSGMVRDYAKQQRYSFMGPIKVHLEKAEDLDTGLYRVRSRTLASSTSQAPERAPAAPGGPAAPGRGAGGGGGAAGGYPQPPSGAPGGAPPMPAAPPPGAGRPGGQSPAPNRPAGPGAGPLPGAQVRRWIEINGNRHQISRPTLVLGRSTDADVRIDDPGVSRRHCEIRTGTPSTIQDLGSTNGIVVDGQHTTRATLRDGSRIVVGQTTIVYRQAEG from the coding sequence ATGGGAGTCCTGAAGAAGTTCGAGCAGCGACTCGAAGGTCTGGTCAACGGCACCTTCGCCAAGGTGTTCAAGTCCGAGGTCCAGCCCGTCGAGATCGCCGGCGCACTCCAGCGGGAGTGCGACAACAACGCGACGATCTGGAACCGCGAGCGGACCGTCGTCCCGAACGACTTCATCGTCGAGCTGAGCGCCCCCGACTTCGAAAGACTCAGTCCGTACTCGGGCCAGCTCGGCGACGAGCTCTCCGGCATGGTGCGTGACTACGCGAAGCAGCAGCGGTACAGCTTCATGGGGCCCATCAAGGTCCACCTGGAGAAGGCCGAGGACCTCGACACCGGTCTGTACCGCGTGCGCAGCCGCACCCTGGCCTCCAGCACCTCCCAGGCTCCCGAGCGCGCCCCCGCGGCCCCCGGCGGCCCCGCGGCTCCCGGCCGCGGCGCGGGTGGCGGCGGAGGGGCCGCGGGAGGCTATCCGCAGCCGCCGTCCGGCGCTCCCGGAGGCGCACCTCCCATGCCCGCCGCGCCGCCACCCGGCGCGGGTCGCCCCGGCGGGCAGTCCCCGGCTCCGAACAGGCCCGCGGGCCCCGGTGCCGGACCACTTCCGGGCGCCCAGGTGCGGCGCTGGATCGAGATCAACGGCAATCGCCATCAGATCTCCCGCCCGACGCTGGTGCTGGGTCGCAGCACCGACGCCGATGTGCGGATCGACGACCCCGGCGTATCCCGTCGGCACTGTGAGATCCGGACCGGAACGCCCTCGACGATCCAGGATCTCGGGTCTACCAACGGCATCGTGGTAGACGGGCAGCACACCACCCGCGCTACGCTCCGCGACGGCTCGCGGATCGTCGTGGGCCAAACCACCATCGTTTACCGGCAAGCCGAAGGGTGA
- a CDS encoding Stp1/IreP family PP2C-type Ser/Thr phosphatase, which produces MSLSLRFAAGSHKGMIREGNEDSGYAGPRLLAIADGMGGQAAGEVASSEVISTLVTLDDDVPGSDILTSLGTAVQRANDQLRVMVEEDPQLEGMGTTLTALLWTGQRLGLVHVGDSRAYLLRDGVLTQITQDHTWVQRLVDEGRITEEEATTHPQRSLLMRALGSGDHVEPDLSIREVRAGDRYLICSDGLSGVVSHQTMEDTLASYQGPQETVQELIQLALRGGGPDNITVIVADVLDIDSGDTLAGQLSDTPVVVGAVAENQLQSQDDGAMQTPAGRASGLGRPVPPQAPQGGGGFGPPGSGDTTGYAPEGSFGAYGDEDFVKPGGGRKWLKRSLYGVLALAVIGGGLYGGYRWTQTQYYVGTKDEHVALYRGIDQDLAWVSLSKVEKDHPEVELKYLPPYQRKQVEANIVEDSLDEAKSKIDELSLQATACKKDAERREVERENNAKTGEGEAGGSTGLRTAPSPDPTSSPGGDARTDKNDKNNPTDKNKSKTAPTPTPGPSLSEDEQKLVPLCGKQ; this is translated from the coding sequence ATGAGTCTGTCTTTGCGCTTCGCCGCCGGATCGCACAAGGGCATGATCCGGGAGGGGAACGAGGACTCCGGTTACGCCGGCCCGCGTCTCCTCGCGATCGCCGACGGCATGGGGGGCCAGGCCGCGGGTGAGGTGGCGAGCTCCGAGGTCATCTCGACGCTCGTCACGCTCGACGACGACGTCCCGGGCTCGGACATCCTCACGTCGCTGGGCACCGCCGTGCAGCGGGCCAACGACCAGCTGCGCGTGATGGTCGAGGAGGACCCCCAGCTCGAAGGCATGGGGACCACCCTGACCGCTCTCCTGTGGACGGGTCAGCGCCTCGGCCTCGTGCACGTCGGTGACTCGCGCGCGTACCTCCTGCGGGACGGCGTCCTGACGCAGATCACACAGGACCACACCTGGGTGCAGCGCCTCGTCGACGAGGGCCGCATCACCGAGGAGGAGGCCACCACCCACCCGCAGAGGTCGCTCCTCATGCGGGCGCTGGGCAGCGGCGACCACGTGGAGCCCGATCTTTCGATCCGCGAAGTGCGCGCCGGCGACCGGTACTTGATCTGCTCGGACGGCCTCTCCGGAGTCGTGTCCCACCAGACCATGGAGGACACCCTCGCCTCCTACCAGGGCCCCCAGGAGACCGTGCAGGAGCTCATCCAGCTCGCGCTGCGCGGCGGAGGCCCCGACAACATCACCGTGATCGTCGCCGACGTCCTGGACATCGACAGCGGCGACACCCTGGCGGGCCAGCTGTCCGACACCCCCGTGGTCGTCGGCGCTGTCGCCGAGAACCAGCTCCAGTCGCAGGACGACGGCGCGATGCAGACGCCCGCGGGCCGCGCGTCCGGCCTCGGCCGTCCCGTGCCGCCGCAGGCCCCCCAGGGCGGAGGCGGCTTCGGCCCACCCGGCAGCGGGGACACCACGGGGTACGCCCCCGAGGGCAGCTTCGGCGCCTACGGCGACGAGGACTTCGTGAAGCCCGGCGGCGGCCGCAAGTGGCTCAAGAGATCGCTCTACGGAGTGCTGGCTCTCGCCGTCATCGGCGGCGGTCTCTACGGCGGCTACCGCTGGACCCAGACGCAGTACTACGTGGGCACGAAGGACGAGCACGTAGCCCTGTACCGCGGTATCGACCAGGACCTCGCGTGGGTCAGCCTTTCGAAGGTCGAGAAGGATCACCCCGAGGTCGAACTCAAGTACCTGCCGCCGTACCAGCGCAAGCAGGTCGAGGCCAACATCGTCGAGGACAGCCTCGACGAGGCCAAGAGCAAGATCGACGAGCTGAGCCTGCAGGCCACCGCGTGCAAGAAGGACGCCGAGCGTCGCGAGGTCGAGCGCGAGAACAACGCCAAGACCGGCGAGGGCGAAGCGGGCGGCTCCACCGGACTGCGCACCGCGCCGTCCCCGGACCCGACCTCCTCCCCCGGTGGCGACGCCAGGACCGACAAGAACGACAAGAACAACCCGACCGACAAGAACAAGTCCAAGACCGCACCGACTCCCACACCCGGCCCCAGCCTCTCCGAGGATGAGCAGAAGCTGGTCCCGCTGTGCGGTAAGCAGTAA